AATGGAAAGTTTCGCCATCCCGTTCGATAAAGTGGCCGGCGGTAAATCTGATCTCGTGGCAGCCGTCGTGAAAATTGCGCAGGAGGTGAAGTTGTCGGCAGCTCCATCAGCAAAGGAACACCAGCTGCTGGAGGCAATTCTGGAATCTTTGGTCGAGTGGAAACGGCGCATACAGGTAGACTGCCAAACGAAAGCCAAAAATCCATTCGAAACAGCCGATGCACTCGAGCAAGTACAGCAAGGAATCAACTTGTGTTTGTTGAAACTCCATACTATCAACGAATTGTTGCCATCGAATGCTGCCATCAACTGGCCAGAAAAAGCACCCGAATCCGGAAAAGTACAGACAGTTAAGCAGCTACTGTACATCGCAGAAATCCGTCAAGATAATCCCGGAACAGCACCATCGAAAGGAAAGGTGATCTCCCCAGAATGCTACTATTGTGGAGAAAGGCATTTCATTTACCACTGCAGACAGTACCAGTATTTGCCACCGATGAAGCGTTTGGAGTTTGCAGAAGAGCAGCAGTTATGTTTCAACTGTTTTCATCACCGTCATGACACGGAATACTGTCCGAAATCGCCAAGATGTTTGTACTGTAACGGAAAACATCATTCGGAGCTACATTCCGCGTTGACTGCATAGAAAGTTATTTTGTTTGAAGACTGTCGGCAATGAAGAGCCGTGAATTTTCTGTGTTTCATTATTGAACTTGAAATAAACATTATCATTTTGTTGTTTGATTTCGAACTACCTATTTTGTGTTTGTGTTCCTGGGGAAATAATTTTGccatcaatccaatccaatttgaACATTTGTGTGGGATGAACAATTCGGACGCCATCCAAACAATGGCAAGTTCTACAAGTTCAACTGCAGCAGTACAAGTCATGAATCCCGCCCGTGAAGTATTTGTCCAGATTTGCATAATGCCCCAGTTCTTGTGCGATTGGGCAATTTGGATTTGCCCATCAAGAGAAAACACTTCATAGTCGTGAATCATCAgtaatggaaagatctagaggTTTGGCGGTTCCAGCACCAAGGCTAAGTCACGTCCTCCCGGAGCTTCGGCTTCGGGGCACAGTTAAGTATTCATGTTTCAATTATCCGTTTTGTTTACCGCCACAATCTCATACACTGCATACCGTATTTTTGCAGTGCTCGCTGTGTAAAAGGACTTTGACGGAGCTGGAATTGTCGTGTTGCATCGGTTTACAATCGTCATCAGTGTCCAACCGTATACATCGGATAACACTTTACCGATCCATTCGGTTCGTTTTCAACGGGCGAACAAGAGGAACCCTAGTGCGGTTAGTCCAATTGTCGTATTCAACTAGCCATCGGAGATCCAGTGCAGCTTCAATTCAGTGAATCCAGAAGATTGAGCAGGAATCTTGAATGCGTCCAGTACATTCAAGTTCAGTGAGCTTCAAGTATGTTGGCCGCCCATGGGTCATCATATCTTTGTCCAACGCCAGCGGTTAAAGGTCCGTTGGTGCCTCATGAGCATCTGCCATCAGTCCAGCCAACAGAGTCGCTGGAGCATGAGGATAAACGTCTGAAGCACGATACACGTCATCAGTGGTTCACTCGACTAGAGTGGACATAGCACATTACAGCCGATTGTAATTGTGCATCCAGCCAGCTTGCTAACGTAGTAAGCTCCCCATTTTTGTGCGCTCGCATTGATGGGGTTTGGATCTGCCCGACAAGGGAGATCATTGCTTCACAACGGTGAAGATTCTGTCGATTCAGCTAGTGCCTCGAGGAGGTCCGTAAAGACTAgctgaaaattccgaaggagcGCATCTGCAGTATCGTGCTACCAGTTGAAAGGGTTACTGAATTCTACAGTCAGAAGTCAAACATCAAAGGATCAAGCAAGTCGTCGGCTCAGTAAGAGCATTTAGCAGTCATTTAGGCGGTTCCAGTAAAAAGGCACTGTCACGTCCTCCCGGAGCACCACCCAGGTAACAATTTGATGCTGATTAAGCGCTTCTCTTGCTTTTACAAATCAGCcttcatttgaataaaagcTGCGTAAAAGAACTATAATCGTTTGTTCAGGTCTTAAACATCTAATTTTGGTGATTTTATTCAGCCATAAGTCGATTCAAAGTTCTTCGGGGCGCTGAATTAAGGCTGTAGAAGCGCTTATTTTTAGGTTGCAGGAATGTGAGAGCGCTTCTTATACCTTTATACAACAATTAAACTGCAATAATCCAGCAAATGTGGATCGTTTATGATTCTATTTATAGAACAAAAAGGATCAGGTGAAGCTTTAAAGTCGTTTGGTGATATTCAATTCAGCAATTAATCATCACTTATGTAgcatcacgaaaaaaaattgtcccgATTATCATGTGACTCTAGATCTAGATTTAGGAAGGATATCTGTATATACACTGTTCATATTGCCTGAAATTGAAAGATACGAATTAATAATTATAATTGGGAATCGAACTTGAGTACATTGATTGATAGTCACTTACCTTAGCATCTGCTCCACCTGGAATGGTACGGGTTTAATAACTTATAACTATATACATACCGTTATGTCTGAATAAAGGTTGGAAGGTATTGAACAAAGGTTGTATTGAAGCTGAATAAGCGATGTGAGTGCTTGTAAGAACACATGGATTAGCTGTCAAAAATATCAGAGCTGTTGTTTACAGTTCAGTGCTCGCCCAGATTTTCAACTATAGTGGATCTCCgggaaaatccaataaaatgaagaaaaatccaggtaaatataaataaaatactttCAAGGCGTGGATAAAAgtattctttatttatttgtagatacgtttgacagttttgccGTAGTCGAAACGGTAAAAAATGGGAAAAAACTATTGTGCCTCAGCGTTGGGTCAGCGGAATTGTTTTGAAGTGGCCGAACAAAAACGCCGCTGCACTTATCAAAGACCGTTCATCAGCCCCGTCTTCAAATTGGCATAGCATTCCATGTGCACTGAAACGAAAATCGCTCAAGACATTCGCAGAAGCGAAAGCTGAGGCAGCAGAAATGTCCGGCCACTCTGATTCTGACTTCCAGCAACCACCTTCTTCGAAGAAAGTTCGAACCAAAGGCGCTGCGAAGTCTCTGAAGTGAACTTTAATGACATGAGTATCACTAATACCATCTCCTTCGCTACAACGGTCTTCATCTTTCTCCACGTCTCTGGGACCTGCCGATGATGATTCCCCCGGTATTTGTTCGTTATCGGGAAAATCGTTGTTGTCttttaataaatcaaataaaaattgccAAGTGATATTTTATCATTTACCAAACCTCCAAAAATTACCTTTCGATAATATATTTTCCTCAGCATATTTGCAAT
The nucleotide sequence above comes from Armigeres subalbatus isolate Guangzhou_Male chromosome 3, GZ_Asu_2, whole genome shotgun sequence. Encoded proteins:
- the LOC134221701 gene encoding uncharacterized protein LOC134221701, which gives rise to MESFAIPFDKVAGGKSDLVAAVVKIAQEVKLSAAPSAKEHQLLEAILESLVEWKRRIQVDCQTKAKNPFETADALEQVQQGINLCLLKLHTINELLPSNAAINWPEKAPESGKVQTVKQLLYIAEIRQDNPGTAPSKGKTVPVFATDEAFGVCRRAAVMFQLFSSPS